GATTGCCGTGCTTGATGATCGCGCACGCCTCGCCACGAAACGCCGCCGCCAGGGTGAGCGCGCCGTCGAAATCCAGGAGGTTGTTGAACGAGAGCGGCTTCCCCTGGAGCTGGACGGCGCGACTCACCGACGGGCCGGTCGCCAGGGGGTCCCGGTAGAACGCGGCCCGCTGGTGCGGGTTCTCGCCGTAAACCAGATCGAGCGACTTGAAGAACCCGAGGTCGAGCCTCTCGGGGAACCCCGCGCCGGCCACCGAGGGGAGCTCGCCCCGCGGTCCGATCCGGCTCAGGTAAGCGGAGACCGCGGCGTCGTAGGCGCACGTGTGGCGGAACGCCTTGACCGCGAGCGTGAGGCGGCTCTCGGAGGAGAGGCCGCCGCTCTCCCGGATCTCCTCGATCACCGCCCCGTAGTCCGCCGGGTCCACCACGACACCCACGTGAGCGTAGTTCTTGGCCGCGGCGCGGACCATCGTGGGCCCGCCGACGTCGATCATCTCCACCGCCTCGGCGAGCTCGATCCCTTCCATCGACGCGGTCTTCTCGAACGGGTAGAGGTTGGCCACGACCAGGTCGATCGGGTCGATCCCCGCGCGCTTCAGGTCCTCCATGTGCCTGGCGTCGGACCGGATCGCGAGAATGCCCGCGTGGATCCGCGGGTGAAGCGTCTTGACCCTGCCGTCCAGCATCTCGGGGAATCCGGTCCGGTCGGAGACCCGCACCACGCGCACGCCGTTCTCCTTGAGCAGCCGCGAGGTCCCGCCGGTGGAGAGGATCTCGACGCCGGCGGCATCGAGATCGCGGCAGAAGGGGACGATGCCTTCCTTGTCGAAGGCGCTGACCAGCGCTCGGCGAATCGGTTCGACCATCACGGCTTCCTTTCTTCGCGATCCCCGCCGTCATGCGGCGCCTCGCCCTTCCCGCGGTACGGAACGCGCCCGAGGTCGCCGTGGGCCACGCGCCACGCTGCGAGCCACGCCCTGGCGATGTCGGTCACGGTCTGCGAGTACGAGAGGGAGGCGACGGCGAAGGGGACGGAGCGGTCGTCGAAGGCCGCCGGGTCCGGCGGGTTCCCGGCGGCGGCGTAGGCGCGCTCGAGGTTCGGGAATTCCCTCCGCGCCCGCTCGAGAACGCGGCGGGAGAACGCCGCGAAGTCGCCGCGCGCGAGATCGTCGTCGTCCCATCCGTAGAACACCAGCGGAATCCTGGGGCGGCGCGACTCGCAGAAGGCCGCGAAGTCGGCGTAACGCGCGACGCCCGCCGCGCCCGCGGCGCCCGGGGGAAACCCGGCGTCGGCGACGAAGTGGGCGAGGGCGCCGAAGGACCTGGCGACCTCGTCGAATCCCGCAGCCGATTCCACCGATTTCACGAGCGCCGCGGCCCGCACGGCGACCTCCGCGTCGAGCGATCCTCCGTGCGACGGCGGCCGGTGGGTGGCCCCGTCTTCCCCGGACATCGGCTCGAGCATGCCCCGGAGCAGCGGGTCCCGGTGATGCTCGAGGGCGAGCCTGAGCGAGGCGGGCATCAGACGAATCGCCTCGTCGGCCATCTGAGCGCGGGTGCGAGGCGTCCACGCCGCCGCGGGGGCGGCCGCGAGCGCGAAGAGGACCGCGAGCGAGACGGGTCGGAGGAGCGCCATGAGGGCGCGAGTCTAACAGATCGGAACGGGATCGAGACCCGTCACGGTGCCGGCCGCCGCGCGAGCCGGGATCGGCTACTTCTTCGGGGTCTCTTTGTCGTCCGCCGGTCCCGCGGCGCGGCGCCGGGGGCTCGGAGGAGGGGACGGCTTCTGCGGGGACGGCGCGGGGCGCGCGGCCGCCGGCGCGGGCGCGGGAGCGACCGGCTGGGCTGCAGGGGGGCTCGCCGGAGCGGGACGAGGCGGCTGCGACAGGCCGGAGGTGACCGGAAGGAGCGGGAGTCCCATCGAGCCGGACTGACCCGCGTAGTTCAGGAGCTTCACCACGAGCATCCGGTCGTTGCTCACGACCTGGGGGTTGAATTTCGGGTCCCCCATCCTGGGGTCGAGGATCAGGGCGCGGCTGTACTCGTCCACCGCGGCGTCGTAGTCGCCCTGGCTCTCGTACACCGTGCCGAGGTCGTAGTGCGCGTACGCGTTGTTGGGGTCGATCGATATCGCGCGCTTGTAGGCGGCACGCGCCGCCGACGTCCGCTCGGCCGCGCGGTGCAGGGTGCCGAGGTTCACCCAGAGCGTCGCGTTCTTGGAGTCGAGACGAAGAGCCGACCGCTGGTACTGGACGGCGTCGTCGTAGTAACCGTGGCGGCCGAGGAACACCGAGAAGTCGTTCAGGTCCCCAGCCGTCGCGCCGCCCCGGTCCACGAGGTCGAGGTAGCTCTTGGCGACAGGGTCGACCGCGATGGGACTCTTCCTGAGGCGCGCTCCGATCTTGACCAGATCGCGCGGCGCGGCCGACCTGACCTCCTCATCGGCCTTCTTGGTCTCTCGCGGCGATTCCGCCGCCGGGGCCTCGGTGTCCTTGTGGCGCGGCCTCAGCCGCTGCCAGAACGAGGCCTTCGCGATCGGCTTCTCCACCGGCGCCTCGGACGACGGCTGGGCAGGCTGGGACGGCTGAGCGGGCTGAGCGGGCTGCTGCGGCGGATCGGCGGCGAGCGCGATCCCCGCGGAGAGGACGGCGACGACGAGCAGCCACAGCATCGACCCAACGCCCGGGCTGCGGTGCCTCATGGGGACCTCGTCGCCCCGGATCAACGGCCGGGGCGTGCTTTCAGGAGAACCTTACCCTCATGAAGCACGAGGCGCAACTCGACCTCGCCGCAGCCCGACGTCTCGCGGAGCCGCTCCGCCTGGGCCGAGACGCCACGGAGGAACGACTCGAATCGGATGTCGTGGCCGTTGCAGCCGGCCTTCCGGCGCGCGTCGAGGTAGCGTGCGTGGAGGAGCTTGAGGACCTCCTGCTCTCCGATCGCGTCGTGGATGCGGCACCTCGCGAGGAGACGCTCCGACGCCGCGACCGGCCGGTCGAGGAGCTGGGGGGCCGACCGATCGCCCTCCTCCATTCCCTTGAGGGTCTTGGCCCAAAGCTCGGAGAGGCTGTTGTAGCGCGCGGCCAGAGAGTTGAAGTGGAAGCGGTGGGCGTATTTCCGGAGGGGAGCGGTGGTATAGCGTTTGATCAGCCGCTCGAGCTCGGAGCGCAGCTCCAGCGGCTGTTTCGGGATCGCCCCGGCGAAGAACATGTCGTACTGCACCTTGAGCTGGCGCAGTCCAGCCTCGAGCCGCTCGATATCCGCTTCGATCCCCACGTTCGGTCGATCCGGCACGGGCGGTATCTCCGTATAATCGCCCACGGGACGGACGATTCGCGGCCAGGGCAACCCGCGAAAAAATATAGGTTTGGGTGGAGGACGATGCAAACAAAGCGTGTCAGGTCGGTCCCTCCGACGAAAGGCCGTGTCCCGGACCTGCGCGGGCTGCCCGCGGTCGGGAAGATACTCCCCAGCGCCCCGTTCCAGAGGCTGTCGCGCGACATCGGGCCCGCTCTCGTCGCGGACCTGCTCCGGGAGGAGATCGAGCGGCTCCGGGTGGCGGCGCGCGGCGGGAGGCTCTCCGCGGAGGCCCTCGTCGAGGCGGGAGCGCCAGGAGAGCTCGCCCGGGCGGTCGGCGATCGTGCCCGCCGGCTCCTCGCCCCCTCGCCGAGGACCGTGATCAACGCGACCGGGGTCGTCGCCCACACCAACCTGGGGCGGTCGATCCTGTCCGAGTCCGCGGCCGCGCGCGTCGCCACGGCGGCCGCCGCCTACATGGACCTCGAGT
This Terriglobia bacterium DNA region includes the following protein-coding sequences:
- the purH gene encoding bifunctional phosphoribosylaminoimidazolecarboxamide formyltransferase/IMP cyclohydrolase, whose amino-acid sequence is MVEPIRRALVSAFDKEGIVPFCRDLDAAGVEILSTGGTSRLLKENGVRVVRVSDRTGFPEMLDGRVKTLHPRIHAGILAIRSDARHMEDLKRAGIDPIDLVVANLYPFEKTASMEGIELAEAVEMIDVGGPTMVRAAAKNYAHVGVVVDPADYGAVIEEIRESGGLSSESRLTLAVKAFRHTCAYDAAVSAYLSRIGPRGELPSVAGAGFPERLDLGFFKSLDLVYGENPHQRAAFYRDPLATGPSVSRAVQLQGKPLSFNNLLDFDGALTLAAAFRGEACAIIKHGNPCGAALGRDGAEAFGKALECDRASAFGGVIAFNAPVDRAAAEAIAEAFYEGVIAPAFEEGAREVLGRKKGLRLLQCGSLSGYARSGFDLRRVNGGLLVQDWDDDPDPVAEAKVVTRRAPSDQEWRALDFAWTVVRSVKSNAIVYALADRTVGIGAGQMSRVDSARLGIEKASATVRGAVVASDAFFPFRDGLDVAARAGVTAAIQPGGSIRDPEVIAAADEHGMAMVFTGRRHFRH
- a CDS encoding tetratricopeptide repeat protein, translating into MRHRSPGVGSMLWLLVVAVLSAGIALAADPPQQPAQPAQPSQPAQPSSEAPVEKPIAKASFWQRLRPRHKDTEAPAAESPRETKKADEEVRSAAPRDLVKIGARLRKSPIAVDPVAKSYLDLVDRGGATAGDLNDFSVFLGRHGYYDDAVQYQRSALRLDSKNATLWVNLGTLHRAAERTSAARAAYKRAISIDPNNAYAHYDLGTVYESQGDYDAAVDEYSRALILDPRMGDPKFNPQVVSNDRMLVVKLLNYAGQSGSMGLPLLPVTSGLSQPPRPAPASPPAAQPVAPAPAPAAARPAPSPQKPSPPPSPRRRAAGPADDKETPKK